The sequence below is a genomic window from Coffea arabica cultivar ET-39 chromosome 4c, Coffea Arabica ET-39 HiFi, whole genome shotgun sequence.
TATGGAGCAGTCCATAGACTGTTGCACCAGTTCTTCAAGTTTCATAGAAAGGAAACGAGTAATCGGTAGTGTacatttctagaaaagatagtGAAGTTTCATCGTTGTGTACATGTCTTGTAACCATGTATCGGTTGTGGTCTTCTTTCTATTCCTTGAGCGGTTGATAACCACCATAAAGATAATACTTGTCGACAGAAACAATCAGCAGAATGAAAAATTGGATTGCATATGGCATCAATACCTTCTCCTCTTTTCTTAGGGCTTGATTTTATATATAGTATTTAAAGGATGATTGAAGATCCAAAATGTTCCACAGCCAGGACAGACTAAAATCATCTTTGATTACTATGAGCTTGTGAAGACCTGTCTGATATACATGCTCAAGCAAATCCGAGAAGTGCAGATCCAACCAACATGTAAGCAGGGAGGCAAATTGAGCAGTGGATTTTTTGGATAAGGAAGAACTAAGCCAGAAAGGGACCTCGTATTGTTACTTTAAACTCTTAAGTCTGCTGGAACAGCCTTATTAGATTATGTAAGATGGGTTTtggaccatttttttttttggacatttCATGTGTTGATAGCGATTGAGAGATGATCTTAATCTCTCTTCTGACCTACTTTTACTAATGCCTGCAAATAGAAGTGACATCAAAGGCATCAACTTCCAAGTAATTCTACCGAATCCCTATTTGTGAAAAGTGAAAACAGCTTCTCTGGCTGGTCTTTTCTCCACCGAGCATAGTCAGGTTCCGAGGTTTCTTAAACTTGAGCCAGTTTTCAGTACCCTTGTGTACAAGGTAGGTCTAAGTAAGCAGTGGGACTTGGGGAGGGGACCTATTTGCCTTGATGGCCAAGGAGGGCAAAACAAAATGTTTGAACCCTGGATATAATAAGAGTGGAGACTCCAGCATTGTTGCTGTAAGGACAGTGACTTTACTGTTGTTGTAACGAGGCTGATCTCTGTTCTCAACCAAAACTTCTTAGAAGATAGGGGTCCCAAACAAGCCTTCCATATTAATGCACTTTCTGCGGAAAGGATGTCCATACTTGAATTTTTAATCATATGCTTTAATAAGCTCTACTGCACTATGGTTGGTAAACAGAGATTAACAGTAGAGATTGGATTATATATACCAAAACAGGAGAAAAAGGCTGAAATTTAGGCCTTGCTCGTTGATCAAGACGTCAGTGAGTTGGTCCCATTACTCAAAATTTATGTACTCAACTATTGAGTACCACTCAATAATACGTATTAACTTGATGGAGCTTTATCAAGCCGCTACAACTTTAGCTTTGTCCTTAATCAATGCAATAGCACTTTCAACAGCAGAAAGTCCAACAATGATCATTGGGTTCCTATTCTTTTATTCTGTCATCGAGATTAACCGATATTGCGAGAAATCGAGAACACAAGAAGACAGAAAATAGGAGCTGTATGTATCTCCCACTGccgaaagaaagaaagatataTAAACAAGCTATCCGAAACAAGAAAAGAACCAGAAAATGCTGCTGAGAAGATCCCTCCGCAAAACTAGATATATCTTCCAGAAAACCTTGAGGAAACTCAAGTCTTTTCTCTTTGGAAGGTATCAAAAGCTGCCTAAAGCCCCTTTTATCAATCCCTTTTTCTCTGGCAGCAATAGCTGTCGAAAGATGCAGGAATTAGATGATTTCTACAGAGAGTTCTCTGATCAATGGGGTAATCTGGACACATGTACACTACCACCAAGAGTACCAATGGTGGAAGATGTGGAATGCGGTGAAAATCATACTAGAGCGACAGTGCAGATTATTGTGGATAACACAGAAATAAAGgcaagaaaggaagagaagatGGTCTTTAAGCGCCATgagaggaaaagggaagaagCCTGTGGTCATACTGATAATGCAGGTAGCCAAAGTTTAGCACAGAAGATGAAGGATCTAGACATGTTTGAATTGAATGATGTGGATCATCAGTTGGACGTAGAGGAGGTGCTTCACTATTATTCTCGTCTTACTTGCCCGGCTTACCTTGATATAGTTGATAAATTTTTCATGGACATGTATTCTGAATTCGTCCTTCCACAGCCCTCTCTCAGCGTTAACAGTTCAATGCGGAGACTTCAACCTGTGAAGCTCTAGAACTCGAGCCCATTTATTCACACGCTCTTATATAAGTTCTGATTTTTTGTCTGCTTATTCCTCTGCCTGTTTGTCTATGTGTGGTTATCTGTAGATGTATACTCATACTGGAGCTACAGCTACTTGCTCAACAATAATTTTTCACCCTTTGTGCTGCTGATTGCCATTGTCTTCCTCAAGATAATTTTTCATCTGAAAGGAGGAGTTGCTGGAATGCTTCATTTTTCATGTCCCTGTTATCTGGAATATCTATACTTTTTTCCAACTGAAGATGCAGAACTTACTGATGTTTACATCTGTCATCATTCTTAGGAGCAAGGAATTAACAACTAAATTTGCATATTACTACTATGCTTTTTATCAAATGAATATTATTTCCAAACAGCAAATACAACTTCAAAGCCATCACAACCAAGTAGTTGCATTTACCTCAAAAAAATGCTTCACTATAAACTTGTCTATTAGCTTATCGACGCAAGGAAAGGCATCGAGTCATGCTAATGAACTCAGAAGCAAGTCAAAGTATGTTGGAGAcgaattggaagtgattgaaGGATCACACTACCATCAACAAATGTCAAAACATTTCAGAGTTCTGGGACAACATTGGCTATATCAATTACAGCAGATCCAATGGTTCAACCTGAATGCATCAACTTGAAACGGGCACCATTTTAAAGGAGCAGCACTATGCTCAAATTTCTCAATCAATTTTTCGACAATCAGATCGAACTTGACCAAGGGGGGCTGTCAAAACTCGGTGATTGGAGAGCTTCATCATTGCCATAGCAAAGTCCCTCTGAAACAAAGATGCATCAGAGGCATAAGCTTGAACCCAAGTCTCGGTATCTCCACCTGCCGTCAGCTGTTGATCAGCATAAAGTATTCCTCTACCCCGTAAGAGACTGCGGTAGTACAACGTGCCAAAACCTGATCCAGATCCTTCATAGTCCATTTTCAACCCTGGCTCCTGAATTAAGGCAGATGACAAGCCACCAATTGATGAGGATGGTGATGGTGTCGGAGCTGGTGATGCTGATGGAGTAGATGAGACATGATTGCTTTTGCATTGTGATCTCAGAAGATTGAGAAATTCAGGATCAATAGATGGGTCAGGCCTGTTAGTCCCACCAAAATTGTACAGCCGGTTGAGAATAAACTTGCAATGAATCATTCCTGTGCTGTGGGCACCTGTATAGCAAAGACAGGAAAGGTTACCACTTGTAGTCCATGTCCAGAGGGAAGTTACTCGAATGAGAAAGCCAACAAATCACAAGAAGAACAAAGTTAATTCTGAACAGTTTTATTGAAATCAGATTGATATGCAGCAACGTGGGACAGAAAAGGGAGATAGATGAGGTATTCAAACTAACCACAGGCAATAGTTTCCTTAATGGCCCAAAGGATAGTATAACTGTATAAGGCTAATTATCAAAAATTGTTTCAGTTTTGAAACGATTAGCCTTTCCTTCATCTGTTACTCATTTTATCTTTCTTGCCTTGCATTTGATTCCTCTAACTGGAGTCTAATCTCAAAATTGACTCTAACTCACTCATGAAACACAAATGCAGATTTTCAGAGTTATTCTCAACATCATAGCAGACCCATCCAAAGCAAAATTGAGAGAGCATGGAAAAGATATTGATATGGTATATGCAAAATTAAGTGAGATAAAATTAACAATATAGAATCATAAAGCTTCAGGTTCACCTTAGGACCTGCCTCTCCAAGAAGGCAAAgcaaaaagacaaaagaagttACCTAAGAGACTAACTGTCTCTCTCTCATCGAATCCTCTTGACTCAAATTTCTCAGTAATTTTCACAACATCATCCTGTGGACTAGGAAGGTCATATGTTGCTTCTTCAGAGTACGAAAGAGTACTATCTCTCCTGCCAGTATACAGAGGATAGAATGGGCCACCAGCCTGAAAATGAAGACATTTTCCGAGTAAGAACTAGAAATCCAATAAAGTGCTTTTTCCCTGTTTCTCCACTAACTTGTGCGCGTGTCCATATGTGTTTGTGTTAGTAAGTGTACGCATGTCAGGGAAAGAGAGGGAGTTAGGACCAGAAGAACGCTTTCTCTCGCAGCTAAAACAAGAATATCAGCACAAGAAACTACTCCAGGGCAGGTTTCTTCCAGCTCTGACTTGATAATGTCAATATGATCAAATCCCTTCAGGG
It includes:
- the LOC113741540 gene encoding uncharacterized protein, with the protein product MLLRRSLRKTRYIFQKTLRKLKSFLFGRYQKLPKAPFINPFFSGSNSCRKMQELDDFYREFSDQWGNLDTCTLPPRVPMVEDVECGENHTRATVQIIVDNTEIKARKEEKMVFKRHERKREEACGHTDNAGSQSLAQKMKDLDMFELNDVDHQLDVEEVLHYYSRLTCPAYLDIVDKFFMDMYSEFVLPQPSLSVNSSMRRLQPVKL
- the LOC113741194 gene encoding putative Peroxidase 48 gives rise to the protein MMDFTRKLSFLVFLLSVLISLKNQNAETKKGSWFSSSYSSPFSKAPLSSRPMFTTSKMGMKIQEFHISGSLRYDYYNESCPQAEQIIKSTVREFYKLKPSIAPQLLRLVFHDCFIEGCDASVLLDPHDGIDSEKESPPNESLKGFDHIDIIKSELEETCPGVVSCADILVLAARESVLLAGGPFYPLYTGRRDSTLSYSEEATYDLPSPQDDVVKITEKFESRGFDERETVSLLGAHSTGMIHCKFILNRLYNFGGTNRPDPSIDPEFLNLLRSQCKSNHVSSTPSASPAPTPSPSSSIGGLSSALIQEPGLKMDYEGSGSGFGTLYYRSLLRGRGILYADQQLTAGGDTETWVQAYASDASLFQRDFAMAMMKLSNHRVLTAPLGQVRSDCRKID